In the Archangium lipolyticum genome, TGCCCGCGGACGTGCGCGTGATTCGCCGGGGCATCGAGACCCTGCGCCTGCCTCCGGGCCCCGTGCGCGACATCAACTGCGCGGATGGCGGAGCCCCCTTCCGCATCCTCGTCACCCAGGCCGCGGTGACCCCTGGAGCGCACGTGCGCCTGACGGGCACGCCCCGGCTCGGCGAGCGCCCCCATGGCGCCCTCTTCGACTCCCTGCGCGAGGCGCTCGGCCCCTCCGGGCTGGTGCTCACGGAGGGCAACCCCTGGCCGGTGGAGATCCGTGCCCCCACCACCACGGGAGAGCCGGTGTTCCGCGTGCCGGGCGCGCAGAGCAGCCAGTACGCCTCCAGCCTCCTGCTGGGGTGCGCGGCCCTCTACCTGCGCGAGCGCCGCCCGTGGCGGGTGGAGATCATCGGCCCGCTGACGAGCGCGGGCTACCTGGAGCTCACCGTCTCCTGGCTGCGCCGCTTCGGCTTCACCGTCCAGGAGTCCGAGGGCCGGCTGGAAGTGACGGACTACCGGGCACCCGAGCGCACCCCGGCCATGCCGGGCGACTGGTCGTCCCTGGGCTACCTGCTGCTCATCGCCTGGCACACCGGGGGCAGCGTGGAGCGCGCCGACCTCTCCAGCGCCCACCCGGACCAGGCGCTGGTGCGGCTGGTGGAGCGCGCGGGCCTCACCACGGTGGCCGGCCCCGACAACACCCTGCGCATGACGGGCAAGGCCAGGGACGGGCTGGTGGCCTCGGGCAAGGAGTGCCCGGACCTGCTGCCCACCCTGGCAGCGCTCGCATGTGTGCTGCCCCGCCCCTCCACACTCACGGATGTGGGCGTTTTGCGCCTCAAGGAAAGCGACCGGTTGGAGGGAATCCGCACGCTGGTGGACGCTTTCGGCGGCACCACGCAGCTGGAGGGGGAGACGTTGACAATCCACCCTCCTACCTCCCATCCGTCGCACTTCTCCATGGACAGCAAGGAAGATCACCGCCTGGCCATGGTGGCGGCTACTCTTTCCGTGGTGTCCGGTGTGCCTCTGACCCTCACCGGGCCGGAATGCGTGGAGAAGAGCTTCCCGGGCTTCTGGCGGCAGTTGGAGCGCGCAGGAGTCCGCCTCACGTCTTGAAACGGGCGTTGCCCAGGGGGAAACGCGGCCTCCCCGGGTGCGGTTCTTTTTTGTTGAAAGCGCTCTGCCGCCTGTGAAAAGTCCCGCCCATGCCAAAGGACACGCTGACGATCACGGACAACCGGACCGGGAAGACGTACGAGGTCCCGATCGAGAATGGCTGCATTCGGACGAACAACCTCCGGCAGATCAAGGTCTCAGAGGACGACTTTGGTCTGATGGGTTACGACCCGGCGTTCCTGAACACGGCCAACTGCAAGAGCGCCATCACCTTCATCGATGGCGACAAGGGCATCCTTGAGTACCGGGGATATCCCATCGAGCAGCTCGCCGAGCGCTCCTCGTACCTCGAGGTGGCGTACCTGCTGCTCAATGGTGAGCTGCCCACGCAGAAGCAGCAGGAGGAGTTCAGCTACCTCGTGACGCACCACACGTACGTGCACGAGAACATCAAGTCCTTCATGGACGGGTTCCGCTACGACGCGCACCCGATGTCCATGCTGGCCTCGACGGTGGCGGCGCTCTCGGGCTTCTACCCGGACGCGCGCAACATCAAGGACGAGCGCAGCCGCAGCATCCAGATCACCCGGCTCATCGCGAAGATGCCGACGATCGCGGCCTTCTCGTACCGCCACAGCATGGGCCTGCCGTACGTCTACCCGGACAACGACCTGTCCTACGTGGGCAACTTCCTGGCGATGATCCGGAAGATCGGCACGGCGTCGTACAAGGTGCACCCGACGCTGGAGAAGGCGCTGGACGTGCTGTTCATCCTGCACGCGGACCACGAGCAGAACTGCTCGACGACGTCGGTGCGCACGGTGGGTTCGTCCGAGGTGGATCCGTACTCGGCGGTGGCGGCGGGCATCGCGGCCCTCTACGGCCCGCTGCACGGCGGCGCCAACGAGGCGGTGCTGCGGATGCTGCGCGAGATCGGCCACATCTCGAAGGTGCCCGACTTCATCAAGGCGGTGAAGACCGGCGAGGGTGAGAAGAAGCTGATGGGCTTCGGTCACCGCGTCTACAAGTCGTACGACCCGCGCGCGAAGGTGATCAAGCGGGTGGCGGACGAGGTCTTCGACGTGACGGGCAAGAACCCGCTGCTGGAGATCGCGGTGGAGCTCGAGCGGATTGCCCTGCAGGACGACTACTTCGTGAAGCGCAAGCTGTACCCGAACGTGGACTTCTACTCGGGGCTCATCTACGAGGCGATGGGCTTCCCGGTGGAGATGTTCCCGGTGCTCTTCGCGATTCCGCGTACGGTGGGTTGGTGCGCGCAGTGGCAGGAGATGGTGAAGGATCCGGAGCAGAAGATCGCGCGTCCGCGTCAGGTGTACACGGGCTCGAAGCGTCGCGACTACGTGCCGATGACGGATCGCAAGTAGAACCAGTGGTGGTGAGGGTGCCAGGGGTTCCGGGCACCCTCTCCCTCTGGGAGAGGGCTGGGGTGAGGGTCTACGGACCTGGAACCCGCGGCCCTCTCGCCGTTTCTACCCCCTCCCCTACCCCGCCTGGACCACCCCCGGGGACTCCGCGTCTGCATACAAGGACTCGATGAGGTCCTTGTAACGGGCCTCGATGACCTGGCGGCGCATCTTCATGCTGGGGGTGAGCTCACCGCCGTCGATGGAGAAGTCCTGGGCGAGCACGGCGAAGCGCTTGATGCCCTCGAAGCGGGCCAGGCGGGGGTTCACCTCGTGCTCGATGGAGGCCTGGAGGTGCTGGCGCAGGCGGGGATCCACGGCGAGTGCGGACAGCTCCTCGGGCCAGCCCTGCTGTCGGGCGAGCGCCCGGGAGCGCTCGGGATCCAGGGTGAGGAGGGCCACGAGGAACTTGCGGCGCTCGCCGATGACGAGCGCGTGGCCGACGGGAGGCACGGCCTTTAGGAGCATCTCGATGTGAGCGGGTGCGGTCTTCTTGCCGCCGGAGGTGACGAGGATCTCCTTCTTGCGGCCGGTGATGTGGAGGAACCCCTCGGGGTCGAGCTGGCCGACGTCGCCCGAGTGCAACCACCCCTCACGAAGCAGCTCGGCGGTGGCATCCGGGTCCTTGAAATACCCCATGCAGACGCCGCCGCTGCGCACGAGGATCTCCCCGTCACCGGCGATGCGGACCTCGACGCCCAGGATGGGCCGGCCGAGGGAGCCCAGGCGGGTGGCCTCGAGGGTGTTGAGAGTGGTGGGGCCACACACCTCGGACTGGCCGTAGACCTCGCGCAGGACGAGGTCGAGCGAGGCGAAGAACTCGAGCACGTCCCGGCCGATGGGGGCGGCGCCGCTGACGACGAAGCGGGCGCGATCCAACCCGACCCTCCCCAGCAGGGACTGGAAGACGGAGCGCCGGGCGAGCTGATACTGGCCCTCCAGGAACAGGGGAACGCGCTCGTGACGGATGGCGAGGGCATTGCGTTCGGCGGCCACCTGGCGGGCCCAGGAGACCACCTTCTGGCGGGAGGCGGGCTGCTCGCGGAGGGCCTCCTCGATGCGGCCCTTGAACTTCTCCCACACGCGCGGCACGCCGAAGAAGAGCGTGGGCCGGGCCTCTCGCAGGTCCTCCGGCACCGACTCCATGGAGCGCGCGAAGAACACCTCGGCACCGATGAGCAGCGGCCCGTGGAGGCTGAGCATCTGCTCGGCGATGTGCGCCAGGGGCAGGTACGACAACAGCGCCTCCCCTTCCTCGCGCATGCCGGTGGCGCGCATCAGATGATGGGCCGTCCACACGAGGTTGCGGTGGCTGAGCATGACCCCCTTGGGGTTGCCGGTGGTGCCGGAGGTGTAGATGAGGGTGGCGAGCCCCTCGGGTTGGAGGGTGTTGACGGCCCCCCAGTAGGGCGCCTCGTCGGCACCGGTACCGAGCGCCTGCACGTCCGAATAGCGCAGCACGCCCTCGGGGAGGGCCGGATTGGACTCCAGGACGATGATGTGACGCAGCCGGGGCACGCGCTCGCGCACGGCGAGGGCGGTGGCCAGGTGCTTCTCGTTCTCCACCACGAGGAACTCCGCCTCGCAGTGGTCGACGATGTACTGGACCTGCTCCACGCTGCTGGTGGTGTAGACCCCCACCGGCATGCCTCCCAGGGCCATGGCCGCCAGGTCCGCCACGAGCCACTCCTCGCGGTTGAAGGAGAGGATGGGCAAGGCGCTTCCACTCCGGAACCCCAGGGAGAGCAACCCCAGGGCAAAGCGCTTCACCCGGAGGGCATACTCGTGCCACGAGGTGGGGATGTACGTCCGGCCCCTGCGCGTCCACAGGGCCGGACGGTACTGTCGCCGGGTGGCTTGATCATGCAGCGCATGCACCAGGGTCCTGGGAGTGTCCATGGGAAGCGCAAGCTACTGAAACCGGGTTCCCCCCCGCCACGGGCGTTGACAGCCAACGGGAGCCCTATGTATTCCGCGCGACGCACATGACGATCGATCTCACTTGCCAGAAGTGTGAGGGCACCTTCGAGCTGGACGCTCAGGATCTCATTGACGGGACGGAGAAACTCGTCTGCCCGCATTGCGGTCAAAAAGCGCCCACCAACGTCCAGGAGGACTTCGTCTCGGCCCTCACCGAGATGCGGACCCAGGTGGCCGTGCTCGGCAAGAAGTTCGCCGTCTCGCTGGCGCTGGAGACCGAGGATCTGGAGGACGAGCTCGACGAGGACGACGAGTCCGACGAGGACGAGGAGTCCGACGACGAGGAGCTCGACTTCGACGAGGACGAGGACGTCGAGGACGAAGAGGACTACGACGAGGACGAGGACGAGCGCTGAAGCTCGCTTGTCTACCCCCGCGAGCGGACGAAAACGGGGAGCGGCTGGTGTGAGGCTGGGGAGCAGGCGGGCACGGCGCGGAGCCCTCCCGGCCCCAGCGCACATGTACACGTTTGCAGGGTGAAAACGCCCATCGCTGCCACGTTCCTCCTTGGTCCGCTTTCAGCCGCGCTGCTTGCCCTGGGAGGCGTCTTCCTCCCGGCCTCCGGTGCACACTCCTCGCCCAAGGCCGCGGCCGTGGATGACGAGACGGCGTGCGTGCCGAAGAAGGGTGGAAACCCCGCCGCCTGCAAGGAGCTGGTCGAGCTCCAGGTGCGCGACGTGATCCCCCTGGTCGAGGCGCAGACACACGCCGTGGTGCTCACCACCTCGGACGGGGAGATGGTGCTCCCCATCTTCGTGGACGAGTCGGCGGCCGTGGCCATCGCCTTCCGGCTCGCGCACCTGAGGCCGCCCCAACCGCTCGCTCAGGATCTGCTGGGCTCGGTGGTGACGGAGCTGGGCGGCAAGGTCGTCGAGGTGCGCATCGACGATCTGCACGACGACATCTACACGGGCCGCGTCTTCCTCACGCAGGGCAAGCGCAAGATGGCCCTGGATGCGCGGCCCTCGGACTCCATCGCCATGGCGCTGGATGGCCAGGCGCGCATCATGGTGACGCGCAAGGTGCTGGACGAGGCCGGCATCACCCGCGACGAGATCGACTCGCTGCGCGAGGGCGGTCCGGGCGTGGGCGGCAGCGGCCCCGGCGACGAGCAGGTGGTACCCATGCCCGGGGATCCGCACCACGGCATGCCGCCTCCGGGCCTCGCCCCGAAGCTGGTGCCCGAGAAGACGGACGAGATCAGCCTGTGATGTAACCTGGGCCGTCACCTGGATTGACGGTCCCGAGCCCCACGGCTAAGGTGGTGTGCTCGTGATGACCTCTGAGAGCGGGCCCGCGCGGATCTCAGCCGATCTCTTCTGGCAGCTCGTCTCCGGAGTCATGGGGATCGACGCCTCGGGGCTGGGGCCCATCGTCCAGCCCGGCTCCGGCACCCCGATGCAGATCACCGCCGGGGCGGGAACGGGCAAGACGACGGCGCTCACGTTGAAATGCCTCCATGCGGTGTACGTGGAGGCGGTTCCGCCCGAGACCATCGTCGCGACGACCTTCACCAAGAAAGCCGCGAGGGAGCTGCAATCGCGCATCCTCTCGCGCGGGCAGCAGCTGGTGAGGGCCCTGCGAGATCAGTTCCCGGAGAAGGCCTATGAGCGGCTGCGCCTGATCGACCTCAACCTCGTGCGCACGGGGACGCTGGACAGCCTGGTGCAGGGGGTGCTCAACGAGCACAAGGCGCCGAGGGATCCTCCGCCGATCCCCATCGAGCCCTTCGTCGCCCGGGGTCTGTTGCTCAAGGAGGGCCTCTTCGCCCGCGGGCGGCACAACGACGACCTGCTCACCGACTACCTGAGACGTCTACGAGGGCGGCGCTGGCCCGTGGGGCTGAGCACCGCGGAGAAGGCCCGGCTCCTCTACGAGCTCCGCTTCTTCTGCCTCACCTCGGGGGTGGACACGCGCAGGTACCTGGCGCAGCCCGATCCGCACCCCGGGGCCAGGGTCGCCTTCGAGGCCCTCCAGGACTTCGAGCGCGCGATGGAGTCGCTGCGCATCGCGGACTACACGCGGCTGTCCTCCCTCTTCCTCGAGCGCCTGGAGAACGGCTCCCTGAAGGAGTTCGCGAGGACGCTGCGGCTCATCCTGGTGGACGAATACCAGGACACGGATCACCTGCAGGAGCGCATCTATTTCGGGCTCGCCGCGCATGCGCGCCGCAACGGAGGAGCGCTCGTGGTGGTGGGAGACGACGATCAGGCGCTCTACCGCTTCCGGGGCGCGACCGTCGGTCTCTTCCGCGACTTCGTCGAGCGCTACGAGCGCCACATCGGCCAGCGTCCCCAGCGGCATCCCCTGGTGGTGAACCGGCGCAGCACGCGGGAGATCATCCGGTACTGCCAGGAGTTCGTGACCAACGATCCCGGCTACATGGAGGGCCGCACGCCCAAACCGCCGCTGGTGGCGCCACCGGGCAGGGAGGACAGCGGCGTTCCCGTCTACCTGCTGGTGAAGGATGGGAAGACGGCGGAGCCTCTCGCGCGGGAGGTGGCGCGGGTCATCTGCTCCGTCCTGTCGCGCGAGGGGTGGCGTCCGACGCCCGGCTCGGAGGAGATCTCCATCGATCACGAGCGCGGCTCGGCCAGCGACATCGCCATCATCGCCGCCAGCGCGCAGGAGCGAGGCAACGACAACGAGCCCACCTTCATCGGGTACCTGCGCAACGAACTCGAGCGGCTGGGGGGCCCTCCGCTCTTCAACCCGCGTGGCCGGGACTTCGCGGACGTGACCGGGCTGCGCGTGCTCCTGGGTCTGCTCCTGGAGGCCTTCGATCCCACGGAGGCGCTCTGCGCGAACGAGCGGCTCCCTCGCGACATCCGCGAGACCTTCGAGCAATGGCGCCGGGACGCTCGGGCCTTCACGCCGTCACCGCCCGCCCATGTGCAGCCGGGGATGGACCTGCACCAGTACATCGATTCGCTGCGCAACGCGCGCTCGACCCGCGCCGAGGGCCCGAGGACGCTGCTCGTGTCCGAGGTCATCTACCGGCTCGTCACCTGGCTCCCCTACTTCCAGGATGACCTGGAGGGGCTCGCGTACCTGGAGGTCATCCAGCGCTGCCTGTCACAGGGGGAGTCCCTGGGCAGATGGGGCTCGAAGATCGCCTACGACGCGAACGGGCCCGTCCCGGCCAGCGTCCGCGAGTTCCTCTGGAACTGCCTGGTGCCCCTGGCCGCCGGAGACCTCGAGCTGGACGAGGAGCTGCTGGAGACCCTGCCGCCCAACCGGCTCCCGGTCCTGACGATCCACCAGGCCAAGGGGTTGGAGTACCCCATGGTCATCGTCGACATCGGCTCTTGGATCAAGGACGGCCATGCCCACCCGGCGCTGCGCTACCCGGATCGCGATCCCGACAAGCCCAACCTGCTCACGCGGGAGTTCGGACCGTTCGCGCGGTACGTGGATGAGTGGCGCACCGAGCGCGATGCGCGCTTCGACGACCTGGTGCGCAAGTACTTCGTCGCGGCGAGCCGGGCCCGGCAGACGCTCCTGCTGGTGGCCCACCGGGGAGGGATCGCCAAGGGCACCGCGAACGTCGCGGCCTGGACGCGGCGCGACGAGGACCAGAGCCTGGGACCCCGCACCTCCTACACGGTGACGCTGCAATGAAGCTCACGCCTCGCGAGGACTACAAGGAGATCCCCAACTACAGCCTCACGGGGGATCTGCTCGCGTTCCACCGCTGCGGCCTGCAGTACCGCCTGCAGAACCGGGGGCGGCTGCCGCCCTCCACCCCCGTGCAGCTGTGGTTCGGAGGCTTCATCCACGGCGTCATGGAGGATGCGTACCTGTCCTGGAGGGACGCCTCGTCGGACCCGCGCTACCGCGCCTTCCCCTGGGACTACGCGCTCTCCCACGAGCTGCAGGTGACGGTGGATCGCACCCGGCTGCGGCCGCGCAACGTGATCGCCCCCACCAACCAGTTCAACCCCGAGCCCGTCCAGGAGGAGGCCCGGAGCGCCAACCTGCGCGCCCATGAGGCCATCAACCTCTGGGGGCCCCACCTCTTTCCGCTCATCGATCGGCCCGAGATCCCCCTGCACGGCCTGCGGGACATGCCCGAGACGGGCCATCCCCGGCGCGCGGACTTCTTCGAGATCAGCGGCATCGTCGACGTGCTGGCGGCCGCGAACATCCGGGCCCTGACCGACAACGTCCTCGTGCGCAAGCTCCAGGAGGTGCTGCCGCTCCAGGACGGCGATTTCGAGATCATCGTCGACTACAAGGGAACGGACCGCCCGGAGCCCTCCGACGAGATGCTCCGCGTCTACCAGTGGCAGCTGGAGACCTATGCGTGGCTGCGCTCGAGGCAGGAGGGCGCCCGCCCCGTGCGCGCCGGCATCCTGCTGTTCCTCACCGAGGTGCACCCCTCGCGGGAGGTGCTCGGACGGCTGGCGGAGCGGGCCCGGCTGGGGGAGCCCATCGAAGGCGCCACGGCCGAGGACGTGGAGGCGCTGCGCAACCACCGCTGGGACCGCCCGGTGCCACCCCTCAGCGAGCAGCTGCGGATGCACCGCTCGCTGTACATCATCCCGCTCGACGCGGCGCGGGCGGAGACGGGGGCGGGATTGTTCGACCAGCCGGTCTCCCTCATCGAGACGGCGGTGGCCCTGGAGATCCGGGGCGAGCCCCTCTCGAAGGCCTGGATCGACACCTGGCGGCGGCTTCCCACGCCTGACGGCGGACCCCGCCGCGCACCGGACCTGAAGACGTGCATCGCGTGTGACCACCGCACCTACTGCCCCATCGCCCTGGAGACCCATGGGGCGAGCGCGGTGGGAGCCATCCCGAAACCGTTCTCGGGGCCCTGAGCGAGCAACCCCGGACAGGCGAAAGCCCGGCCCCCCCTCCCAGGGAGCCGGGCTTTCTCGCAACGTAGGGGTGGAAACCCCTTGGAAAGACAGAAAAGGACCGCCGCGCCGACGCCGTCGCTCTCTCGCCCGCGCGTGGGGAGGCAGTATTCCCGAGGCTGGGAAGCTGTCAAGGAGGCGGGGTGTGCCTAGGATGCGGACCCATGCGCAAGGCGAAGATCATCTGCACGCTGGGACCGTCCTCGGACTCCTCCGAGGTCATTGAGGGACTCATCCGGGCCGGCATGAACGTGGCGCGGCTCAACTTCTCGCACGGGACGCACGATCAGCACCGCCGTCGGGTGAACCTCATCCGGCGCGCCTCGCGCAAGCTGGGGGTGCCGGTGGGCATCCTGCAGGACATCCAGGGGCCGAAGATCCGCCTGGGCAAGTTCGAGAGCGGGTGCCTGGAGGTGAAAACGGGCCAGACGGTGATCGTCACCACGCGCGAGGTGATGGGCCACGAGAACATCATCCCCACGCCCATCCGCTCGCTGCCCAAGGACGTGGAGCCGGGCCACCCCATCCTGCTGGATGACGGGCGGGTGCGGCTGAAGGTGCAGAAGGTCCAGGGCAAGGACGTGACCTGTCTGGTGGAGCTGGGAGGCGTGCTGAAGGACCACAAGGGCCTCAACCTGCCGGGAGCGCACGTGTCGGTGCCCACCGTCACGGAGAAGGACGAGGAGGACCTGGCCTTCGGACAGGAGGTGGGCGTGGACTACGTGGCGCTCTCCTTCGTGCGTACGGCGGACGACATCCGGAGGGCGCGCCAGCTGGTGTCCAAGCGGGGCACACCGCTCATCGCGAAGATCGAGAAGCCACAGGCGGTGACGAACCTGGAGGCGATCGCGCGCGAGGCGGACGGCATCATGGTGGCGCGAGGGGACCTGGGGGTGGAGATGCCGCTGGAGAAGCTGCCGGCCATCCAGAAGCACATGGTGCGGACGGTGAACAGCATGGGAGGCCTGGTCATCGTCGCCACGGAGATGCTGGAGAGCATGGTGAACAACGCCCGGCCCACGCGCGCCGAGGTGTCGGACGTGGCCAACGCCATCCTGGATGGAGCGGACGCGGTGATGCTGTCGGGGGAGACGGCGGCGGGGAAATACCCGCTGGAGGCGGTGGCGACGATGGCGCGGATCGTCGAGGAGACGGAGTCGGGGGTGATGCGCAGCGAATTCCGCCCGGCCCCGTTCCCGAACTCGGGAGACGACATCTCCACGGGAGTGGCGGCGGCGGCGGCGGCGGCGGCCGAGCAGATGAACATCGGCACCATCGTGGCGTACACGGAGCGGGGCCTGACGGCGCGGCTCATCTCCGAGTTCCGGCCGAAGGCGCGGATCGTCGCGCTGACGCCGAACCCGGAGACGGTGAACCGCATGGCGCTCTACTGGGGCGTGAAGCCGCTGCAGGTGGGGCGCTGCCAGTCGACGGACGCGATGCTCCGGCAGGTGCGCCGGCTGTGCAAGGAGATGGGCATCTGCCAGGCGGGTACGCCCGTGGTCATCGTGGCCGGTGTGCCGCTCAACGAGCCGGGGCGCACCAACATGATGTCGGTGCACCGGATTTGAGGAGCCAACCCGGGAGTGGGCGCTGATGAAGACCGATGTCCGCCGTCGCATGTCCGTTGCCGCGCTCGGAGTCTGGGTGGCGCTGACGCCGCTGTACGCGGCCACGGCCCAGACGAAACGAACCCAGCCCGGGAAGAAGGTCCAACTGCCTCCCGCGCCGAATGAAGCGGCTCGCTACATCACCGCCGCCGAGCGGCTGTACGAGGCACTCGAGTACGAACGCGCCCTGGAGCAGCTTGCCCAGGCCCGGCGCCAGCCGCGAAGTCTCGCCGAGGACGTGCGCATCTCGCTCTTCGAGGGACTCATCCTCGCGGACATGGGCCGGCGCGTGGAGGCGCGCACGTCCTTCAAGACGGCGCTGTTGCTGGACCCACAGGCCCGGCTACCGGTGCGCACCTCTCCCAAGGTGGAGCAGGAATTCGAGGAGCTTCGAGAAGCGGTGCGCAAGGAGCTGAAGCTCCCGGAAACCGAGCCCCAGGCTCGAGCGCCCAGCCCGGACGATCGCCCGGAGACACCCTCGGTGGAGCTCGTGCCGGAGACGGAGCAGCGCCCGTGGCTACCCTCCTCGGTAAGGATGGGGAGCGTGTCCGTGCCCACGCCGAGCCTGGCGCTGCTGGGAGCCGGAGTAGTCGCGGGCGGAGTGGGCGGCTTCTTCGGGCTGCGCTCACGCGGGCAGATCCAGGACGCACGAGACGCGAGCTACCAGCAACCGATGGCCGCACACCGCGACGAGGCCCTGGGAAGCGCGCGCGTGGCCAACGTCCTCTTCGGCGCGGCCGGGCTGTTGGCCACGGGTGCGGTCGTCACCTGGCTGCTGTCCGGCGGAGAAGAAGTGCCCCACACGGAGGCAGCGCGATGAGGATGCTCCTGAAGATGGCGGCCCTGCTGGGAGTGCTGCTCACGGGCTGTCTGGTACCAACGATCGACGACTTCAACCAGGAGGACGCACGGCGTTGTGACAGCGAGAACACGTGCCTGACGGGTTATGTCTGCGTGGAGGGCCGCTGCCAGCCCGAGCAGGGCACGGCATGTCGACCCGGCACGTCGGCGCTCTGCGGCCCGGACATGGGCGAGTGCCAGGCCGGTAAGCGCCCCTGCGACACGGGAGGGGCCTATGGGCCTTGTGAAGGGGCCGTGTCCGCGGTGGACGAGGTGTGCAACGGCAAGGACGACGACTGCGACGGCACCCCGGACGAGGGACTCCCCTGCGACCCAGCCTGCACGATATGCACGTACAAGGGACGCGCCTGCGAGAACGGACAGTGTGGGGGCTGTCTGGACAGCCACTACGAGAACGGGACCGA is a window encoding:
- a CDS encoding 3-phosphoshikimate 1-carboxyvinyltransferase, encoding MTKTKLQVDPSHLVPAALTPPISKSDAQRAMVLAHLTGAWPLPVLQEEPEQFLPADVRVIRRGIETLRLPPGPVRDINCADGGAPFRILVTQAAVTPGAHVRLTGTPRLGERPHGALFDSLREALGPSGLVLTEGNPWPVEIRAPTTTGEPVFRVPGAQSSQYASSLLLGCAALYLRERRPWRVEIIGPLTSAGYLELTVSWLRRFGFTVQESEGRLEVTDYRAPERTPAMPGDWSSLGYLLLIAWHTGGSVERADLSSAHPDQALVRLVERAGLTTVAGPDNTLRMTGKARDGLVASGKECPDLLPTLAALACVLPRPSTLTDVGVLRLKESDRLEGIRTLVDAFGGTTQLEGETLTIHPPTSHPSHFSMDSKEDHRLAMVAATLSVVSGVPLTLTGPECVEKSFPGFWRQLERAGVRLTS
- a CDS encoding citrate synthase, which codes for MPKDTLTITDNRTGKTYEVPIENGCIRTNNLRQIKVSEDDFGLMGYDPAFLNTANCKSAITFIDGDKGILEYRGYPIEQLAERSSYLEVAYLLLNGELPTQKQQEEFSYLVTHHTYVHENIKSFMDGFRYDAHPMSMLASTVAALSGFYPDARNIKDERSRSIQITRLIAKMPTIAAFSYRHSMGLPYVYPDNDLSYVGNFLAMIRKIGTASYKVHPTLEKALDVLFILHADHEQNCSTTSVRTVGSSEVDPYSAVAAGIAALYGPLHGGANEAVLRMLREIGHISKVPDFIKAVKTGEGEKKLMGFGHRVYKSYDPRAKVIKRVADEVFDVTGKNPLLEIAVELERIALQDDYFVKRKLYPNVDFYSGLIYEAMGFPVEMFPVLFAIPRTVGWCAQWQEMVKDPEQKIARPRQVYTGSKRRDYVPMTDRK
- a CDS encoding AMP-dependent synthetase/ligase; translated protein: MDTPRTLVHALHDQATRRQYRPALWTRRGRTYIPTSWHEYALRVKRFALGLLSLGFRSGSALPILSFNREEWLVADLAAMALGGMPVGVYTTSSVEQVQYIVDHCEAEFLVVENEKHLATALAVRERVPRLRHIIVLESNPALPEGVLRYSDVQALGTGADEAPYWGAVNTLQPEGLATLIYTSGTTGNPKGVMLSHRNLVWTAHHLMRATGMREEGEALLSYLPLAHIAEQMLSLHGPLLIGAEVFFARSMESVPEDLREARPTLFFGVPRVWEKFKGRIEEALREQPASRQKVVSWARQVAAERNALAIRHERVPLFLEGQYQLARRSVFQSLLGRVGLDRARFVVSGAAPIGRDVLEFFASLDLVLREVYGQSEVCGPTTLNTLEATRLGSLGRPILGVEVRIAGDGEILVRSGGVCMGYFKDPDATAELLREGWLHSGDVGQLDPEGFLHITGRKKEILVTSGGKKTAPAHIEMLLKAVPPVGHALVIGERRKFLVALLTLDPERSRALARQQGWPEELSALAVDPRLRQHLQASIEHEVNPRLARFEGIKRFAVLAQDFSIDGGELTPSMKMRRQVIEARYKDLIESLYADAESPGVVQAG
- a CDS encoding CpXC domain-containing protein, translating into MTIDLTCQKCEGTFELDAQDLIDGTEKLVCPHCGQKAPTNVQEDFVSALTEMRTQVAVLGKKFAVSLALETEDLEDELDEDDESDEDEESDDEELDFDEDEDVEDEEDYDEDEDER
- a CDS encoding bifunctional nuclease family protein; the protein is MKTPIAATFLLGPLSAALLALGGVFLPASGAHSSPKAAAVDDETACVPKKGGNPAACKELVELQVRDVIPLVEAQTHAVVLTTSDGEMVLPIFVDESAAVAIAFRLAHLRPPQPLAQDLLGSVVTELGGKVVEVRIDDLHDDIYTGRVFLTQGKRKMALDARPSDSIAMALDGQARIMVTRKVLDEAGITRDEIDSLREGGPGVGGSGPGDEQVVPMPGDPHHGMPPPGLAPKLVPEKTDEISL
- a CDS encoding DEAD/DEAH box helicase, coding for MTSESGPARISADLFWQLVSGVMGIDASGLGPIVQPGSGTPMQITAGAGTGKTTALTLKCLHAVYVEAVPPETIVATTFTKKAARELQSRILSRGQQLVRALRDQFPEKAYERLRLIDLNLVRTGTLDSLVQGVLNEHKAPRDPPPIPIEPFVARGLLLKEGLFARGRHNDDLLTDYLRRLRGRRWPVGLSTAEKARLLYELRFFCLTSGVDTRRYLAQPDPHPGARVAFEALQDFERAMESLRIADYTRLSSLFLERLENGSLKEFARTLRLILVDEYQDTDHLQERIYFGLAAHARRNGGALVVVGDDDQALYRFRGATVGLFRDFVERYERHIGQRPQRHPLVVNRRSTREIIRYCQEFVTNDPGYMEGRTPKPPLVAPPGREDSGVPVYLLVKDGKTAEPLAREVARVICSVLSREGWRPTPGSEEISIDHERGSASDIAIIAASAQERGNDNEPTFIGYLRNELERLGGPPLFNPRGRDFADVTGLRVLLGLLLEAFDPTEALCANERLPRDIRETFEQWRRDARAFTPSPPAHVQPGMDLHQYIDSLRNARSTRAEGPRTLLVSEVIYRLVTWLPYFQDDLEGLAYLEVIQRCLSQGESLGRWGSKIAYDANGPVPASVREFLWNCLVPLAAGDLELDEELLETLPPNRLPVLTIHQAKGLEYPMVIVDIGSWIKDGHAHPALRYPDRDPDKPNLLTREFGPFARYVDEWRTERDARFDDLVRKYFVAASRARQTLLLVAHRGGIAKGTANVAAWTRRDEDQSLGPRTSYTVTLQ
- a CDS encoding PD-(D/E)XK nuclease family protein → MKLTPREDYKEIPNYSLTGDLLAFHRCGLQYRLQNRGRLPPSTPVQLWFGGFIHGVMEDAYLSWRDASSDPRYRAFPWDYALSHELQVTVDRTRLRPRNVIAPTNQFNPEPVQEEARSANLRAHEAINLWGPHLFPLIDRPEIPLHGLRDMPETGHPRRADFFEISGIVDVLAAANIRALTDNVLVRKLQEVLPLQDGDFEIIVDYKGTDRPEPSDEMLRVYQWQLETYAWLRSRQEGARPVRAGILLFLTEVHPSREVLGRLAERARLGEPIEGATAEDVEALRNHRWDRPVPPLSEQLRMHRSLYIIPLDAARAETGAGLFDQPVSLIETAVALEIRGEPLSKAWIDTWRRLPTPDGGPRRAPDLKTCIACDHRTYCPIALETHGASAVGAIPKPFSGP